A genomic window from Bordetella genomosp. 9 includes:
- the lnt gene encoding apolipoprotein N-acyltransferase, which translates to MIVAGAVQALTFAPDPLPDGALALVQVLMLAIVARRQLAAPTLRRALWDGWLFHFACYALGLYWLYVSMHDYGGLSSPLAAAGVLALSAFIALFPAAGGVLGRWLAPLRADAAPGRRLRAALAFACGLAALEWVRGTLWTGFPWLNIGYAHVDSPYAGWAPVLGVYGVAWLAAFAAAALAVLWRPAETSRDPRDGMAAALAIVAALAGWGLSHIAWSRPDGAPLRVRLVQGNIEQSQKFDPAQMERGLLQHMNQASMPPAAGEAAPQVIILPETVLPVFQDQLDPRAWDLWRRIAEERNATIVMGVPLHRVVDGRDRYTNSAVAFDAHTSPEALRTGELPMRYDKRHLVPWGEFVPPGFHWFVRMLDIPLGDFDRGDARQVPFDIAGQRLALNICYEDLFGEELLPALRPGPQGEPGASILVNLSNLGWFGDTWALRQHLQIGRMRTLETARPMLAATNTGLTVSIDPQGHVLAQAPTMQMTALATTVQGTTGLTPYVRTGNTAIMGLVALGLLGLLATRRRGLAA; encoded by the coding sequence ATGATCGTGGCCGGCGCCGTCCAGGCGCTGACCTTCGCCCCGGATCCGCTGCCCGACGGCGCCCTGGCGCTGGTGCAGGTCCTGATGCTGGCCATCGTGGCCCGTCGCCAGTTGGCGGCGCCCACCTTGCGGCGGGCGCTATGGGACGGCTGGCTCTTTCACTTCGCATGCTATGCCCTGGGCTTGTACTGGCTGTACGTCAGCATGCACGACTATGGCGGCCTGTCGTCGCCCCTGGCCGCCGCGGGCGTGCTGGCGCTGTCGGCGTTCATCGCGCTGTTCCCCGCGGCGGGCGGCGTGCTCGGACGCTGGCTGGCGCCGCTGCGCGCGGACGCCGCGCCCGGCCGCCGGCTGCGCGCCGCGCTGGCCTTCGCCTGCGGACTTGCCGCGCTCGAATGGGTGCGCGGCACGCTATGGACCGGCTTCCCCTGGCTGAACATCGGCTACGCCCACGTCGACAGCCCCTACGCCGGCTGGGCGCCGGTGCTGGGCGTGTACGGCGTCGCCTGGCTGGCCGCCTTCGCCGCCGCCGCCCTGGCGGTGCTCTGGCGGCCGGCCGAGACATCCCGCGACCCGCGCGACGGCATGGCCGCCGCGCTGGCGATCGTGGCGGCGCTCGCGGGCTGGGGCCTGTCGCATATCGCATGGTCGCGGCCCGATGGCGCGCCGCTGCGGGTGCGGCTGGTCCAGGGCAACATCGAACAATCGCAGAAGTTCGATCCGGCCCAGATGGAAAGAGGCCTGCTGCAGCACATGAACCAGGCGTCCATGCCGCCCGCCGCGGGCGAAGCCGCGCCGCAGGTCATCATCCTGCCGGAAACCGTATTGCCGGTATTCCAGGACCAGCTCGACCCGCGCGCCTGGGACCTGTGGCGCCGCATCGCCGAAGAACGCAACGCCACCATCGTGATGGGCGTGCCCCTGCACCGCGTGGTGGACGGCCGCGACCGCTATACCAACAGCGCGGTGGCCTTCGACGCCCACACGTCGCCGGAAGCGCTGCGCACCGGCGAGCTGCCCATGCGCTACGACAAGCGCCACCTGGTGCCCTGGGGCGAGTTCGTGCCGCCCGGCTTCCACTGGTTCGTGCGCATGCTGGACATCCCGCTGGGCGATTTCGATCGCGGCGACGCGCGCCAGGTGCCGTTCGACATCGCGGGCCAGCGCCTGGCGCTGAACATCTGCTATGAAGACCTGTTCGGCGAAGAGCTGCTGCCGGCGCTGCGGCCCGGGCCGCAAGGCGAACCCGGGGCGTCCATCCTGGTGAATCTCAGCAACCTGGGCTGGTTCGGCGATACCTGGGCCTTGCGGCAGCATCTGCAGATCGGCCGCATGCGCACGCTGGAAACCGCGCGGCCCATGCTGGCGGCGACCAACACCGGCCTGACGGTGTCCATCGATCCGCAAGGCCATGTGCTGGCCCAGGCGCCGACGATGCAGATGACGGCGCTGGCGACCACCGTGCAGGGGACCACGGGCCTGACGCCCTATGTCCGCACGGGCAATACCGCCATCATGGGACTGGTCGCGCTGGGACTGCTGGGCCTGCTGGCGACACGCCGCCGCGGGCTGGCCGCCTAG
- a CDS encoding HlyC/CorC family transporter → MPDPYPANDADSTRQAKPANKSLLDRLLSLVRREPEDREGIKAILEAAHERDLLDAESYAMIKGALAVSERTVGDIMVPRSRMDLLDIAQPLPYLLSVIIDTAHSRFPVFEDDRDNIIGILLAKDLLRCMLEPNIELRSLVRPAVFIPESKRLNVLLRDFRESRNHLAIVIDEYGGIAGLVSMEDVLEEIVGDIEDEFDEDEEATIFPEGDNQWRVQASTEIEKFNEAFGLALPDDEYDSIGGWLGGELGRIPRRGDYAERDGLSFEVVRADPRRALWLRVKRLPPTATPAASADAE, encoded by the coding sequence ATGCCCGACCCCTACCCTGCGAACGACGCGGATTCCACGCGTCAAGCCAAGCCCGCCAACAAATCCCTGCTCGACCGCCTGCTGTCCCTGGTTCGCCGCGAACCGGAAGATCGCGAAGGCATCAAGGCCATACTCGAGGCCGCCCACGAACGCGATCTGCTGGACGCCGAGTCGTACGCGATGATCAAGGGCGCGCTCGCCGTTTCGGAGCGCACCGTCGGCGACATCATGGTGCCGCGTTCGCGCATGGACCTGCTGGACATCGCGCAGCCCCTGCCCTATCTGCTGTCCGTCATCATCGATACCGCGCATTCGCGCTTTCCGGTATTCGAGGACGACCGCGACAACATCATCGGTATCCTGCTGGCCAAGGACCTGCTGCGCTGCATGCTCGAACCGAACATCGAGCTGCGCTCGCTGGTGCGCCCGGCTGTTTTCATTCCCGAATCCAAGCGCCTGAACGTGCTGCTGCGCGATTTCCGCGAAAGCCGCAACCACCTGGCCATCGTCATCGACGAATACGGCGGCATCGCCGGACTGGTCAGCATGGAAGACGTGCTGGAGGAAATCGTCGGCGATATCGAGGATGAATTCGACGAAGACGAGGAAGCCACCATCTTCCCGGAAGGCGACAACCAGTGGCGGGTGCAGGCGAGCACCGAAATCGAGAAATTCAACGAGGCCTTCGGCCTGGCGCTGCCGGACGATGAGTACGACAGCATCGGCGGCTGGCTGGGCGGCGAACTCGGCCGCATCCCGCGTCGCGGCGATTACGCCGAGCGCGACGGCCTGAGTTTCGAAGTCGTGCGCGCGGATCCCCGCCGCGCGCTGTGGCTGCGCGTGAAGCGGCTGCCTCCCACCGCCACCCCTGCTGCTTCCGCCGACGCAGAATGA
- the ybeY gene encoding rRNA maturation RNase YbeY, with amino-acid sequence MRNSLGDGAGSVALSLSVQYAVDAPTLPRWRLRRWIQRGLQAARDDGLVDFQGAEISLRIVGQAEGRQLNHAFRGRDYATNVLTFEYGVGPDRIARGDIVLCLPVLRREAREQRKAPLAHAAHLTVHGALHALGYDHIKARDAKRMEALETRVLAGMGIADPYEPQ; translated from the coding sequence ATGAGGAATAGCCTGGGCGACGGCGCCGGTTCCGTCGCGCTGTCGCTTTCCGTTCAGTATGCCGTCGACGCGCCCACGCTGCCGCGCTGGCGGCTGCGGCGCTGGATACAGCGTGGGCTGCAGGCCGCGCGCGACGATGGCCTGGTCGATTTCCAGGGCGCGGAAATCAGCCTGCGCATCGTCGGGCAGGCCGAAGGCCGCCAGCTCAATCACGCGTTTCGCGGCCGGGACTATGCGACCAATGTGCTGACCTTCGAATACGGCGTCGGGCCGGACCGGATCGCCCGGGGCGATATCGTGCTCTGCCTGCCCGTCCTGCGCCGCGAGGCGCGCGAACAACGAAAAGCGCCGCTGGCCCACGCCGCCCACCTGACCGTGCACGGCGCCCTGCATGCGCTGGGCTACGACCACATCAAGGCGCGCGACGCCAAGCGCATGGAAGCGCTGGAAACCCGCGTGCTGGCCGGGATGGGCATCGCCGATCCCTACGAACCGCAGTAG
- a CDS encoding PhoH family protein codes for MAGAPRKQPGITVQLSGDNAQLANLCGPLDENLRQLADGLAVKLTRRGSRVTLEGEQAELAAQALRRFDEQAARKPLSVDDIQLGLVEIGIGRVGGAPGATQASSPGAIPALDDDRDFIALRTRRSDLRPRTPRQRDYLENILKHDITFGIGPAGTGKTWLAVACAIDAMERDTVQRLVLTRPAVEAGERLGFLPGDLAQKVDPYLRPLYDALYDLMGFERVQRLFEKQTIEIAPLAYMRGRTLNHAFVILDEAQNTTPEQMKMFLTRIGFGSKAVITGDPSQVDLPRGQQSGLAHAVRVLEEVQGIATTRFTSRDVVRHPLVARIVDAYDKAATDEE; via the coding sequence ATGGCAGGCGCGCCCCGCAAACAACCCGGCATCACCGTCCAGCTCAGCGGCGACAACGCGCAGCTGGCGAATCTCTGCGGTCCTCTCGACGAAAACCTGCGCCAGTTGGCCGATGGCCTGGCGGTCAAGCTGACGCGCCGCGGCAGCCGCGTCACGCTGGAAGGCGAACAGGCGGAACTGGCCGCGCAGGCGCTGCGCCGCTTCGACGAGCAGGCGGCGCGCAAGCCCTTGTCGGTCGACGACATCCAGCTGGGCCTGGTGGAAATCGGCATCGGCCGCGTCGGCGGCGCGCCGGGCGCGACGCAGGCGTCGAGCCCCGGCGCGATCCCCGCCCTGGACGACGACCGCGACTTCATCGCCCTGCGCACGCGCCGCTCGGACCTGCGTCCGCGCACGCCGCGCCAGCGCGACTATCTGGAAAACATCCTCAAGCACGACATCACCTTCGGCATCGGACCGGCCGGCACGGGCAAGACCTGGCTGGCCGTGGCCTGCGCCATCGACGCCATGGAGCGCGACACCGTGCAACGCCTGGTGCTGACGCGCCCGGCTGTCGAGGCCGGCGAACGCCTGGGCTTCCTGCCAGGAGACCTGGCGCAGAAGGTCGATCCCTATCTGCGTCCGCTGTATGACGCCTTGTACGACCTGATGGGATTCGAACGCGTGCAGCGCCTGTTCGAAAAACAGACCATCGAGATCGCCCCGCTGGCCTATATGCGCGGCCGCACGCTGAACCATGCGTTCGTCATCCTGGACGAAGCGCAGAACACCACGCCGGAACAGATGAAGATGTTCCTGACGCGTATCGGTTTCGGCAGCAAGGCGGTGATCACGGGCGATCCGTCGCAGGTGGACTTGCCGCGCGGCCAGCAAAGCGGCCTGGCCCACGCGGTGCGGGTGCTGGAAGAAGTCCAGGGCATCGCCACCACGCGCTTCACCAGCCGCGACGTGGTCCGCCACCCGCTGGTCGCGCGCATCGTCGACGCCTACGACAAGGCCGCGACGGATGAGGAATAG
- the miaB gene encoding tRNA (N6-isopentenyl adenosine(37)-C2)-methylthiotransferase MiaB, which yields MQETLLARDGAPAPASADATPALSAGPASDTPRKLFIRTFGCQMNEYDSDKMVDVLRESQGVELTDTPEDADIILFNTCSVREKAQEKVFSDLGRVQQLKKTKPGLVIGVGGCVASQEGEAIVKRAPYVDVVFGPQTLHRLPELIRQREAEGRAQVDISFPSIEKFDSLPPPRVDGATAFVSIMEGCSKYCSFCVVPYTRGDEVSRPFDDILVEIADLADQGVKEVTLLGQNVNAYRGRLGDGDDIADFAMLLEYVHDIPGIERIRYTTSHPKEMTPRLIEAYARLPKLVSFLHLPVQAGSDRVLAAMKRGYTTLEFKSIVRRLREARPGLTLSSDFIVGFPGETEEDFEKTMKLIDDVGFDTSFSFVYSRRPGTPAADLADETPQTLKLQRLQRLQARIAEQASAISRAMTGTTQRVLVEGPSRRDPNELMGRTENNRIVNFAAPARLIGRMVDIVITEAYPNSLRGRVAVAGDGEAA from the coding sequence ATGCAAGAAACCCTACTCGCGCGCGACGGCGCACCCGCGCCGGCGTCCGCCGACGCTACGCCTGCCCTGTCCGCTGGCCCGGCCTCCGATACGCCCCGCAAATTGTTCATCCGCACCTTCGGCTGCCAGATGAACGAGTACGACTCCGACAAAATGGTGGACGTGCTGCGTGAATCGCAGGGCGTGGAGTTGACCGACACCCCGGAAGACGCGGACATCATCCTGTTCAACACCTGTTCCGTGCGCGAAAAGGCGCAGGAAAAAGTGTTCTCCGACCTGGGCCGCGTGCAGCAGCTCAAGAAAACCAAGCCTGGGCTGGTCATCGGCGTGGGCGGCTGCGTGGCCAGCCAGGAAGGCGAGGCCATCGTCAAGCGCGCCCCGTACGTCGACGTGGTGTTCGGTCCGCAGACCCTGCACCGCCTGCCGGAGCTGATCCGCCAGCGCGAAGCCGAAGGCCGCGCCCAGGTGGACATCAGCTTCCCGAGCATCGAAAAATTCGACTCGCTGCCGCCGCCGCGCGTCGACGGGGCGACCGCCTTCGTGTCCATCATGGAAGGCTGCAGCAAGTACTGCAGCTTCTGCGTCGTGCCCTACACCCGCGGCGACGAAGTCTCGCGCCCCTTCGACGACATCCTGGTCGAAATCGCCGACCTGGCGGACCAGGGCGTGAAGGAAGTCACGCTGCTGGGCCAGAACGTCAATGCCTACCGCGGCCGCCTGGGCGATGGCGACGACATCGCCGATTTCGCCATGCTGCTGGAATACGTGCACGACATTCCCGGCATCGAACGGATCCGCTACACGACCTCGCACCCCAAGGAAATGACGCCGCGGCTGATCGAGGCCTATGCCCGCCTGCCCAAGCTGGTGTCCTTCCTGCACCTGCCGGTGCAAGCCGGCAGCGATCGCGTGCTGGCCGCGATGAAGCGCGGCTACACCACGCTGGAATTCAAGTCCATCGTGCGCAGACTGCGCGAAGCGCGCCCCGGCCTGACCCTGTCGTCCGACTTCATCGTCGGCTTCCCCGGCGAAACCGAAGAAGACTTCGAGAAGACCATGAAGCTGATCGACGACGTCGGCTTCGACACGTCGTTTTCCTTTGTCTACTCGCGTCGTCCCGGCACGCCGGCCGCCGACCTGGCCGACGAGACGCCGCAGACCCTCAAGCTGCAGCGCCTGCAGCGGCTGCAGGCGCGCATCGCCGAACAGGCGTCGGCGATCAGCCGCGCCATGACCGGTACCACCCAGCGCGTGCTGGTCGAAGGACCGTCGCGCCGCGATCCGAATGAACTGATGGGCCGCACGGAAAACAACCGCATCGTCAATTTCGCCGCGCCGGCGCGGCTGATCGGCCGCATGGTCGACATCGTCATCACCGAGGCCTACCCCAATTCCCTGCGCGGGCGGGTGGCGGTTGCCGGCGACGGGGAGGCCGCGTAA
- a CDS encoding phosphatase PAP2 family protein, with amino-acid sequence MVQNTALRDDAHSSHGAPRHGKAARNRWMAAWLLALLLIGGLVVFVDLPLARYLHANVSPAVDNAFEWIGELGDSNNYAWVVLAVYIAALAALRRGRDGAWIGGYERVVRGSLLLMGAWIAGGIVTGLLKQTVARARPYVLFEQGYYGLGHAFQGKPFNSFPSSHSLTAFVLASAIAVVAPRWRLPVFALAVLAGISRLVNLDHFASDVAASALIAITAVHVLKPWFLDPAYRWPTRLPWRWFRRGERA; translated from the coding sequence ATGGTCCAGAACACGGCCTTGCGCGACGATGCGCATTCCAGCCACGGGGCGCCGCGCCACGGTAAGGCGGCACGCAATCGATGGATGGCCGCCTGGCTGTTGGCCCTGCTGCTGATCGGCGGCCTGGTGGTCTTCGTCGATCTGCCCCTGGCCAGGTACCTGCATGCCAATGTGTCGCCGGCCGTGGACAACGCCTTCGAATGGATAGGCGAACTGGGCGATAGCAACAATTACGCGTGGGTCGTGCTGGCGGTCTATATCGCCGCCCTGGCGGCGCTGCGGCGCGGCAGGGACGGCGCCTGGATCGGCGGCTACGAACGGGTGGTGCGCGGCAGCCTGCTGCTGATGGGCGCCTGGATCGCTGGCGGCATTGTCACGGGGCTGCTCAAGCAGACGGTGGCGCGCGCCCGGCCCTATGTGTTGTTCGAGCAGGGCTACTACGGGCTGGGACACGCCTTCCAGGGCAAGCCTTTCAACTCTTTCCCGTCCAGCCATTCCCTGACGGCCTTCGTGCTGGCGTCGGCGATCGCGGTGGTGGCGCCGCGCTGGCGGCTGCCGGTGTTCGCGCTGGCGGTGCTGGCGGGCATCAGCCGGCTGGTCAACCTGGATCATTTCGCGTCCGACGTGGCCGCCTCGGCGCTGATCGCGATCACCGCCGTGCACGTGCTCAAGCCGTGGTTCCTGGATCCCGCCTATCGGTGGCCCACGCGGCTGCCCTGGCGCTGGTTCCGTCGCGGCGAGCGGGCCTGA
- a CDS encoding RNA-binding S4 domain-containing protein, translating into MTNKIRLDKWLWAARFYKTRALAVEEIGKGRVLVNDQPAKPARDVGEGDYITLRKNDPPIRVLVRAVSTIRGPATAARLMYDETPESIAARERAAEMRRLAPEPALDIVEGRPTKRDRRLIDQWRGK; encoded by the coding sequence ATGACGAACAAGATACGGTTGGATAAATGGCTGTGGGCCGCGCGCTTCTACAAGACGCGTGCCCTGGCGGTCGAGGAAATCGGCAAGGGTCGGGTGCTGGTCAACGATCAGCCCGCCAAGCCGGCGCGCGACGTGGGCGAAGGCGATTACATCACCTTGCGCAAGAACGATCCGCCCATACGCGTGCTGGTCCGCGCGGTCAGCACCATACGCGGCCCCGCCACAGCGGCGCGCCTGATGTACGACGAAACCCCCGAAAGCATCGCCGCCCGCGAACGGGCCGCCGAAATGCGCCGCCTGGCACCCGAACCTGCCCTCGATATCGTCGAAGGCCGCCCGACCAAGCGCGACCGCCGATTGATCGATCAGTGGCGCGGTAAATAG
- a CDS encoding SMP-30/gluconolactonase/LRE family protein: MRYPMRYPMRYLLLVLMALCAPLHAAPASDAERFASGLQFPEGTVFVGDTLYFVDYGTSAVLRLGADRSAVHAWQSAGCGPNGLLPLADGTMLVACYDAGTVEQRTLDGRLLRTVDRGAQGEPLVRPNDLAPDGHGGAYFTASGGAQGIEGRLYHLAAGLARADMVVDHVQNANGVALSPDGRTLYLGESTTDKLLRFDVAADGSLTGRRDFLVLDDLGHGERLPGDGRHTPDGVRTDPSGHVYVSLYNGDGFAVFGADGRLLATQSLPGTHHANLAISPDQAWVYGTIDDDEGSLYRVRNPLAPPRG, encoded by the coding sequence ATGCGTTATCCCATGCGTTATCCCATGCGTTATCTATTGCTTGTGCTGATGGCGCTATGCGCCCCCCTGCATGCGGCGCCCGCCAGCGACGCGGAGCGCTTCGCGTCCGGCTTGCAGTTCCCCGAAGGCACCGTGTTCGTCGGCGACACGCTTTATTTCGTGGACTACGGCACGTCCGCCGTGCTTCGCCTGGGCGCGGACCGGTCGGCCGTACACGCGTGGCAATCGGCGGGCTGTGGCCCCAATGGCCTGCTGCCGCTGGCGGACGGCACGATGCTGGTCGCCTGTTATGACGCCGGAACGGTGGAACAGCGTACGCTGGATGGCCGGCTGCTGCGTACCGTGGATAGGGGCGCACAGGGGGAGCCTTTGGTCCGCCCCAATGATCTGGCGCCGGACGGCCATGGCGGCGCCTATTTCACCGCTTCCGGCGGCGCGCAGGGGATAGAGGGCCGGCTTTATCACCTGGCGGCGGGATTGGCACGGGCCGACATGGTGGTGGACCACGTGCAGAATGCCAACGGCGTGGCCTTGTCGCCCGATGGCCGTACCCTTTACCTGGGCGAGAGCACCACGGACAAGCTGCTGCGCTTCGATGTGGCGGCGGACGGCAGCCTGACCGGGCGGCGGGATTTCCTGGTGCTGGACGATCTGGGCCATGGCGAGCGGCTGCCGGGCGACGGACGCCATACCCCGGATGGAGTGCGTACGGATCCCTCGGGCCATGTGTACGTCAGCCTCTACAATGGCGACGGCTTTGCCGTGTTCGGCGCCGATGGCCGCCTGCTGGCAACGCAGTCCCTACCGGGCACCCACCATGCCAATCTGGCGATCTCGCCGGATCAGGCCTGGGTCTACGGCACCATCGATGACGACGAAGGAAGTCTCTACCGGGTCAGGAATCCGCTGGCGCCGCCGCGAGGATGA
- a CDS encoding transporter substrate-binding domain-containing protein: protein MKILAALILLSVQALAYAQAPVAGAPATPTPAANSALGRIEQAGVLRVCTPGDYKPFSFQHAPGEFEGIDIDLMQTLAAALKAKPQFIKTTWANLMPDFVAGKCDIAVGGISASLERQKQAYFSMPYMINGKTPLTRCENVAKFQTVEAIDQPSVRVIANPGGSNERFAKTRLSHAKLTMHPDNLTIFDELIKGQADVFVTEAAEAIVQSKLHPELCAVNPDKPLQYAEMAYLLPQGDEIFKRFVDQWLHLAQASGEYAQISGKWLGK from the coding sequence ATGAAAATCCTTGCCGCTTTGATTCTGCTCTCCGTCCAGGCCCTGGCATACGCCCAGGCGCCCGTGGCCGGCGCGCCCGCCACCCCGACTCCCGCCGCGAATTCCGCGCTGGGCCGGATCGAGCAAGCGGGCGTGCTGCGCGTCTGTACGCCCGGCGACTACAAACCTTTCAGCTTCCAGCACGCGCCGGGCGAATTCGAGGGCATCGACATCGATCTGATGCAGACGCTGGCCGCGGCCCTTAAGGCCAAGCCGCAGTTCATCAAGACCACCTGGGCCAACCTGATGCCCGACTTCGTCGCCGGCAAGTGCGACATCGCGGTGGGCGGGATTTCCGCGTCTCTGGAACGCCAGAAGCAGGCTTACTTCAGCATGCCGTACATGATCAATGGCAAGACCCCGCTGACCCGCTGCGAGAACGTGGCCAAATTCCAGACCGTGGAGGCGATCGACCAGCCCTCGGTGCGCGTGATCGCCAACCCCGGCGGCAGCAACGAACGCTTCGCCAAGACCAGGCTGAGCCACGCGAAGCTGACCATGCACCCGGACAACCTGACCATCTTCGACGAATTGATCAAGGGCCAGGCCGACGTCTTCGTCACGGAAGCGGCGGAAGCCATCGTGCAGAGCAAGCTGCATCCCGAGCTGTGCGCGGTCAACCCAGACAAGCCGCTGCAGTATGCCGAGATGGCCTACCTGCTGCCGCAGGGCGACGAAATCTTCAAGCGCTTCGTCGACCAATGGCTGCACCTGGCGCAAGCCAGCGGCGAATACGCGCAGATCAGTGGAAAATGGCTGGGCAAATGA
- a CDS encoding FRG domain-containing protein: protein METITEYKLWSFTGGSPVATVVQRQDYRKADAYPVSSYFDLATRIAELQFHNRDHILLFRGQAADHRNRAGYTSLKPTILRGNGGKNPSLDELRKRYARLTAAEKILAEEYLGAGFLGLERVGRHGMVRWAILQHYEICATPLLDVTHSLRVAASFASHDARNEAYVFVVGVPYLSGGITVSAESGLQTIRLSSVCPPSAARPHLQEGYLLGEYPEMSGIGQKALYLHHEMDFGRRLVAKFRFDPRQFWKGHSFPIVGKHELYPSSDPMLDLARRVSARLARESR from the coding sequence TTGGAGACCATCACCGAGTACAAGCTGTGGTCGTTCACCGGCGGCTCGCCGGTGGCGACCGTGGTGCAGCGGCAGGACTATCGCAAGGCCGACGCCTATCCGGTCAGCTCGTACTTCGACCTGGCGACCCGGATCGCCGAACTGCAGTTCCACAACCGCGACCACATCCTGCTGTTCCGCGGCCAGGCGGCCGACCATCGCAATCGTGCCGGCTACACATCGCTGAAGCCGACGATACTGCGCGGCAACGGCGGCAAGAACCCCAGCCTGGACGAGCTGCGCAAACGCTACGCCAGGTTGACCGCGGCCGAAAAAATCCTGGCAGAGGAATACCTGGGGGCGGGCTTCCTGGGCCTGGAGCGCGTGGGCCGCCACGGCATGGTGCGCTGGGCGATCCTGCAGCATTACGAAATCTGCGCCACGCCGCTGCTCGACGTCACGCACTCGCTGCGCGTGGCGGCATCGTTCGCCAGCCACGATGCGCGGAACGAGGCCTATGTCTTCGTCGTCGGCGTGCCGTATCTGAGCGGCGGCATTACCGTCAGCGCCGAATCCGGCCTGCAGACCATCCGCCTGTCCAGCGTCTGCCCCCCATCCGCCGCGCGGCCGCATCTGCAGGAAGGCTATCTGCTGGGCGAATATCCGGAGATGTCCGGCATCGGCCAGAAAGCGCTGTACCTGCATCACGAAATGGATTTCGGGCGGCGCCTGGTGGCCAAGTTCCGCTTCGATCCCAGGCAGTTCTGGAAGGGGCACAGCTTTCCCATCGTGGGCAAGCATGAGCTCTATCCGTCCAGCGACCCCATGCTGGACCTGGCGCGGCGGGTCAGCGCCAGGCTGGCGCGCGAATCGCGCTGA
- a CDS encoding haloacid dehalogenase type II yields the protein MAKEDTIKALLFDVFGTVVDWRTSVARQLRPFLEQHGIQDDPHDVANAWRKKYQPALEEVRTGRRPFVKLDVLHRENLEKLLADYKVDVASLSEETLNDLNLIWHRLDPWPDSVAGLRRLKQRFIIAPMSNGNIRLMTDMAKGAGLPWDAILGAEVVKAYKTSPEAYLRTAEVLDLRPEEICMVAAHNSDLAAARKCGFHTAFVLRPTEYGPDQKTNLRAEQDWDWVADDMGQLATKMNCPA from the coding sequence ATGGCCAAGGAAGATACGATCAAGGCGCTGCTGTTCGATGTGTTCGGAACGGTGGTCGACTGGCGCACCAGCGTCGCGCGGCAGTTGCGGCCGTTTCTGGAGCAGCATGGTATCCAGGACGACCCGCATGACGTCGCCAATGCCTGGCGCAAGAAGTACCAGCCGGCGCTGGAAGAAGTGCGTACCGGCCGGCGTCCCTTCGTCAAGCTGGACGTCCTGCATCGCGAGAACCTGGAAAAGCTGCTGGCCGACTACAAGGTGGACGTCGCCAGCCTGTCCGAGGAAACGCTGAACGACCTGAACCTGATCTGGCATCGGCTGGATCCGTGGCCCGATTCGGTCGCGGGTCTTCGGCGGTTGAAGCAGCGCTTCATCATCGCGCCGATGTCCAACGGCAATATCCGGCTGATGACCGACATGGCCAAGGGCGCCGGCCTGCCCTGGGACGCGATCCTGGGCGCGGAAGTCGTCAAGGCGTACAAGACTTCGCCCGAGGCCTATCTGCGCACCGCGGAAGTGCTGGACCTGCGCCCGGAAGAAATCTGCATGGTCGCCGCCCACAACTCCGACCTGGCGGCCGCGCGCAAGTGCGGATTCCATACCGCGTTCGTCCTGCGGCCCACGGAATACGGCCCGGACCAGAAAACCAATCTGCGCGCGGAACAGGACTGGGATTGGGTCGCCGACGATATGGGGCAGTTGGCCACGAAGATGAACTGCCCGGCCTGA